The sequence ttcagttctagttcagttctagttcagttctagttcagttctagttcagttctagttcagttcttgttaagttctagttcagttctagttcagttctagttcagttcttgttaagttctagttcagtttttatttaagtgaattttgtATCTCACTATAGGGACATTTCCGTTGGTTTGACCACACCTCGCGTTCGTGCCCATCGTGCTGCCCAGCAAACAAAAACTCCCGATACTCATAAGCCCTGGCGTCCCTGGAAAAAGAAGTCAGACGATAAAAGTTTATCGGAAAAGTTATTGATACCTTTGCCGGTACCACATCCTGTACATATAGCGATTAATATCTACAATCGTGATGCTGAACATCCCATACCCTTAGACTCGGAACTAGTATGGGAAATATTAAAATCCATAGAGGATTGCCAAAGTGGTGATGCAATggtatgatttaaaaataaatgaagaaaataaggataatattaaaattatattttgtatttaaaggcTGTAGCTCAAACAGTTTCACGTTATCGTGGAGCTGTCACAGAATCCAGTAATGATTCGCTGGCATCCAGCAGTAGTTTGGGTAGTACAAGAGAATCTGGTGGTTCAGCCACTGGTTCGGGTTCTGGTATTGCCAATGGCAACAACACCGAAACATTGCCTTGTGTGAATCGAGAGGTGggattattttttctattaaaatgttttaaaaatattaataaaacttgttttgATTCAAAGGTTTGCACTCAAGTTAAAGTGGCCGAAGAACAACCACCCAGTTCTGGTTTCCATTGGACCCTAAGTAATTGGGGTGCCGCACAAACTGCCCGCAGGCGTACCAATTCCAATGTACGTGTAGATTTAGCCAGTCCTGAGGATATTTCCTTAGATACAGACAGTTCAAGAGCTGTTTTTAATCCCTATGGAACAACTGTCTAAGACATTCGCCATCATAATGCTctcattcatacatacaaacacacacacacacacaaacactctACACTCTTTGAGAAAACAATGTTATACAATGGtaaattgcttttttattaactttttattagataaaacaaaacaaagtgaaaaaattattttataagaacCTATAAACAACTAACActttttatgtgttaaaaaacaaattaaacaaaaagaagaaaacatcattattatgaaaagttataattaaaattataacaaattaagtCATTAACTCGAACAATTCTAAAGAAATCGTAAAACAAAATCAAGAAATCAAACTACTTTAATCTATATTCTCATATacatactatatacatacacaccCATAAAAGTATCTAGATAGTTAGTATATCTAGACTATATATTTccatttataaatttacatacaaaaaacatagatattttactaaaaagaaatatatatccATACAAAATTACATCTACCTATACCTATATACATA is a genomic window of Lucilia cuprina isolate Lc7/37 unplaced genomic scaffold, ASM2204524v1 Scaffold_400, whole genome shotgun sequence containing:
- the LOC111680152 gene encoding uncharacterized protein LOC111680152: NFVSHYRDISVGLTTPRVRAHRAAQQTKTPDTHKPWRPWKKKSDDKSLSEKLLIPLPVPHPVHIAINIYNRDAEHPIPLDSELVWEILKSIEDCQSGDAMAVAQTVSRYRGAVTESSNDSLASSSSLGSTRESGGSATGSGSGIANGNNTETLPCVNREVCTQVKVAEEQPPSSGFHWTLSNWGAAQTARRRTNSNVRVDLASPEDISLDTDSSRAVFNPYGTTV